One genomic segment of Nonomuraea coxensis DSM 45129 includes these proteins:
- a CDS encoding vanadium-dependent haloperoxidase: MHLRTIRPAAALLVTLLTLALTAVPARAGGPTLVVRWNQALLSAVRGGTLGPPMVSRALAIAHTCAYDAWAAYDAVAAGTVLGGALRRPPAERTEANKAEAVSYAVHLAATDLYPGQRATFDALMADLGHDPAVPDSQAARTGLAACQAVLDQRHADGSNQLGGYADTTGYAPVNAPVVVAEPLTALAQPGRWAPLTYRNAAGALVTPPFLVPHWGRVASFSGSARALADAVPAPAPYGSAGWRAQAAEIVAGTAALDDRSKSIADYWSDGPASETPPGHWCLFAQQVSARDRHGLDQDVKLFFALANAGMDAGIAAWEVKRDHDSGRPITAIRDQYRGQTIPTWGGRSVDGALWVPYQPATFPTPPFGEYVSGHSTFSAAAAEVLRRFTGSDAFGGQAVVAAGSSKVEPGVTPARDVTLRWRTYTEAAEQAGLSRRYGGIHFRAGDLEGRALGRAVGDAAWKRAVAYWTGRG; encoded by the coding sequence ATGCACTTACGAACCATCCGTCCGGCCGCCGCGCTGCTGGTCACCCTGCTCACGCTCGCCCTCACCGCCGTCCCGGCGCGGGCGGGCGGGCCGACCCTGGTCGTGCGGTGGAACCAGGCGCTGCTGTCGGCCGTGCGCGGCGGCACGCTCGGGCCGCCCATGGTGTCCAGGGCGCTGGCGATCGCGCACACCTGCGCCTACGACGCCTGGGCGGCCTACGACGCCGTGGCCGCCGGCACCGTGCTCGGCGGCGCGCTGCGCCGGCCGCCCGCCGAGCGCACCGAGGCGAACAAGGCCGAGGCCGTCAGTTACGCCGTCCACCTGGCGGCCACCGACCTCTATCCGGGGCAGCGGGCGACGTTCGACGCCCTGATGGCCGACCTCGGCCACGACCCGGCCGTCCCGGACAGCCAGGCGGCGCGGACGGGGCTGGCCGCCTGCCAGGCCGTGCTCGACCAGCGCCACGCCGACGGCTCCAACCAGCTCGGCGGCTACGCCGACACCACCGGCTACGCGCCGGTCAACGCCCCGGTGGTCGTCGCCGAGCCGCTGACGGCGCTCGCGCAGCCGGGCCGATGGGCGCCGCTCACCTACCGCAACGCGGCGGGGGCGCTGGTCACGCCGCCGTTCCTGGTCCCGCACTGGGGGCGGGTGGCCTCCTTCAGCGGGTCGGCGCGGGCGCTGGCCGACGCCGTGCCCGCGCCGGCGCCGTACGGGTCGGCCGGCTGGCGGGCGCAGGCCGCCGAGATCGTGGCCGGGACGGCCGCGCTCGACGACCGGAGCAAGTCGATCGCCGACTACTGGTCCGACGGGCCCGCCAGCGAGACGCCGCCCGGCCACTGGTGCCTGTTCGCGCAGCAGGTCTCGGCCCGCGACCGGCACGGGCTCGACCAGGACGTGAAGCTGTTCTTCGCGCTGGCCAACGCCGGCATGGACGCCGGGATCGCCGCGTGGGAGGTCAAACGCGACCACGACTCCGGGCGGCCGATCACCGCGATCCGCGACCAGTACCGCGGGCAGACGATCCCGACGTGGGGCGGGCGGAGCGTGGACGGGGCGCTCTGGGTGCCGTACCAGCCGGCGACGTTCCCGACGCCGCCGTTCGGCGAGTACGTCTCGGGGCACAGCACGTTCAGCGCGGCCGCGGCCGAGGTGCTGCGGCGCTTCACCGGCAGCGACGCCTTCGGCGGGCAGGCCGTCGTCGCGGCCGGGTCGTCGAAGGTGGAGCCCGGGGTGACGCCGGCGCGGGACGTGACGCTGCGGTGGCGGACGTACACCGAGGCCGCCGAGCAGGCGGGGCTCTCGCGCCGCTACGGCGGCATCCACTTCAGGGCGGGCGACCTGGAGGGCCGGGCGCTCGGCCGGGCGGTCGGCGACGCGGCGTGGAAGCGCGCCGTCGCGTACTGGACGGGCCGCGGCTGA